The nucleotide sequence TCTATCACATTGAGTCAGCTGTGAGCTCCAGCTCCGAACTGAAAGCGGGCTCCTTGCAACTCTCAGAAGAAACAACAGCCACTCTGCTTGCAATAAATTCAGACACACACGTACATGAAATGCATGGCATGGTATCCCAAGTATGATCCTGAATGTCTTCTTGCGGTTGGACAAGCCAATGGTAGAGTCGTTCTCACAAGTCTTGGCCAAGATCATAACTCAAAATGCAAAGATTTGATAGGAAAGGAATTTGTGCCCAAGCATGCTCGGCAGTGTAACACCTTAGCATGGAATCCCCTGGACAGCAATTGGCTTGCAGCAGGCCTTGATAAACACCGGGCTGATTTCTCTGTCTTGATTTGGGATATCAGCAGCAAATACACTCCAGAGATCACACTTCCTATGGAAAAAGTTAGGCTTTCAGCCACTGACACTGAGGCTGGTTTGGTAGTAACAAAACCGCTTTATGAACTGGGGCAGAATGAtgcttgcctctctctctctgctggctTCCAAGAGACCAGAAGCTACTCTTAGCTGGGATGCATCGTAACCTGGCTATATTTGACTTGAGGAATACCAGCCAAAAAATGTTTGTGAACACCAAAGCTGTGCAGGGGGTGACTGTGGATCCACATTTCCATGATCGTGTGGCTTCCTTCTTTGAAGGCCAGGTCGCCATATGGGACCTTCGCAAATTTGAAAAGCCAGTTTTGACTCTTACAGAGCAACCAAAACCGTTAACAAAAGTGGCCTGGTGCCCAACCAGGACTGGACTGCTGGCTACCTTAACCAGGGACAGTAACATTATTCGGCTGTATGACATGCAGCATACTCCGACACCTATTGGGGATGAGACAGAGCCTACAATCATTGAAAGGAGCGTGCAGCCGTGTGACAACTGcattgcctcatttgcatggcaCCCCACCAGCCAGAACCGCATGGTGGTTGTGACTCCAAATAGGTCCATGTCAGACTTCACGGTGTTTGAAAGGATCTCCTTGGCATGGAGTCCCACCACATCTTTGATGTGGGCCTGTGGCAGGCATCTATATGAATGTACGGAGGAAGGACAGGCCAGCTCTTTAGAAAAGGATATTGCCACCAAGATGCGCTTACGGGCTCTCTCCAGGTATGGCCTTGATACAGAACAAGTGTGGAGGAATCACCTTCTGGCTGGGAATGAAGATCCTCATCTGAAGTCCCTGTGGTACACCCTGCACTATATCCTTTAAAGCAGTCATTCACTTGAGGTCAGGCATATAGGCACAGTGTTACTATAGGGAGAAGTTATAAATATGAACAGTCCCTGATTTTATAGTCCAGGGCTAATTATCATTGCTATAGACCTCATGATCTTGGTATGTTCAGGGGATCATTGACACAGTAAATAATGGACCATGCCGTTGAGTTACTGATTAATCTATTTATAGGAAAGAGACTGTAGCCAGTGTCTTTTGCCACATACAGTGTTGGGATGGTTGTAGAGATTTCCAGCATTAGTTGAATGATAAATGTTGATCATTGGTACTTCATTATTACTCTAGCCCTTGTGATGCTACAGTTTGGGTACTTGGCTGGTGGGGATAAATATGGCCAAAGGAAGCTTTTGTAAGTTATTTCAGGTAGTTTAgccaatagattttttttttttaccatttatttTCATGCACTGTGTATTCTGTGTTTAATATGCAAAGTTTTTTTGAACTTCTGTGGAAAACAGCAGAACATGAGTGAGAATAGGTTTGAATTCTTAAGACTGTTACTTGTTACTAATAAATATCCGCACAAAAGATGCTTTAACCAATGCGCTTAATATTTAAATGTATCTTACAGTAACTTTCTAAAAAGGCAATAGCTTAAGGtaagaggaacataagaaattgccatgctgggtcagaccaagggtccatcaggccacaagaacatggcaagtacccaaacactaagaagatcccatgctactgatgcaattaatagcagtggctattccctaagtaaactcgattaatagcattaatggacttctccttcaagaacttatccaaaccttttttaaacccagctacactaactgcactaaccacatcctctggcaacaaattccagagctttattgtgagttcagtgaaaaagaattttctctgattagtcttaaatatgttccctgtacttacccagatcagcccagactgctgggttatgcctcccttccagacagagaaaaacttgaaggacaTCCCTGAAGTAGGATGCGCCACCAGCAGTCCCTTCagcatttctctttctccagcaggTGAGGGTGGCAGAACCTGCAGTCCTGGCTTATTGActctaaacaagaaaaaaaaaaagagttgcagtGTCAGGAGTCCTTTAAATTTGTTTGGCTGAaacaaagtttcaaaaaaaaaataaagagctgGGCCTCCCTAGGAGCAGGGTCATTTCTCCTCGGTGGTAGGCCTGCTGTGTGCTTTGCCCTTCACTCCAGTGTACCAGGAGCAGATGCGGTGAGTGACtgggggggatttaccggtgggccagtccctccaccccccccccagcccagagACAACCGCAGGTTGTGCTCTGGTGAGgccaatacaaattaaaaaaaaaaaaaaatagaatcggAACACGTGGTTTTATGCAGCTGCAGTGCTCTTATTCAGCCTCCCGGGCTCCGGGGTTTATTTTTGCGGCCTACCCTCCTTGTTCAGTGCGGTGCTGCCGCACACTTTGGCCTGCAAATCCTGTGGGGAGCCGGCAGCACGGCTCTCTAGAGAGAGCCTCTGCTCCCGATGTCTTCCCAGGGGTGAGGACCCATCagcgggggcagctggcggcagggggaggcaggcacaTCGGTCCCATGGTGCGGGTGCCCCAATGCTGCCTCGTGGTTCTCAGCCTGTCTCGCTCCTGCGGaacgcgggaacggtggccattttaggaGCTTTAGATGCTGATGCATATAGCTCAGCAGGGGGAGTGGATCTCCCGCCGCAGTTATTTCCGCAGGATGTTTGCCCCGGGTCTCCCCATGATTTATTTCTTGCTTTCCAAGCTCCTTTGGATACCCCCCTtgggaaaatttaaagggccagcatccCTTTttggctgattttattttactattacaTAAGGCTTATTTAGCTAGCCTTATGCCCATGGGAGATCCTGAGGCCCCTCCTCCTCCCGTGCAGGTTCCTAGGCCAGATCCTCCTGAGGTCTCCCGGATTAGGGTGGTCCGGGAAGGGTCCGGTTCCGGAAACCAGGGGGCGGTGCCGCTGGCGGATCCGCTTCAGGCGGACATGGATGAGGATTCCGAGCGTGTGGCCCcgttggaaggggatgatcctcagGTCCTCGGGCTCTTTCGTAGAGATGAGTTGGAGCCGATGATTCCACATGTCCCAGCAGAGTTGGACATACTGGCTGGTCAGACGCTGACGCCTCAGGATCTGGGCACAGTGGATCTGGTGTTGTCTGATCTTCGTCCCCCGGCtaggacttttccttttcatcctatgttgCTCCAGCTAATGTTTCGGGAGTGGGATATTCCGGAAGCTAGCCTTCACGAAGGCAGAGCTATGGAAAAATTGTACCCGCTGCCGGATGACCTCCTTAAGGTTCCCAAGGTTGATGCGGCCATATCCACAGTCACCAAGCATACAACTATTCCTGTGGTTGgggcggctgcccttaaggaccctcaggatcgtaagctggaggtgctTCACAAGCGTATCTTTGAAATGTCGACTCTGGGAGTTCGAGCAACTGTTTGCAGTAGTTTAATGCAGCGTGCAAGTGTCCGGTGGGTACAACAACTCCTGAATGCCAGACTGCTCTCCCCAGAGGAGTCGGAGCAGGCTGATCATTTGGAGGCGGCAGTAgtatatggggcggatgccttgtacGATCTCCTTCATACGTCTTCGCGTACTATGGCTTCTGCGGTGTCAACTCACAGGcataattggtcggctgatgtttcctccaagtCACAGCTGGGTGCTTTTCCGTTTCAGGGGAAATTAAGTTTTGGAGATGATTTGGAATAGCTCATTAAGTCCTTGGGGGACAATAAAGTGTACAAGTTCCCggagcatcagtagcatgggatcttcttaatgtttgggtacttgccaggttcttatggcctggattggccactgttggaaacaggatgctgggcttgatggacccttggtctgacccagtatggcatgttcttatgatggtgACATATTTGTGCCTAGCAATTTGCTGTGTTTTTATTCCCTTTCCTGGAGGCAGTCTGAAaggttttgtttgtattaaaataCATGTGTGCCTATTGTTTCCTATACACTGAAATACTTATGAAGCAGTATACAGAAGATGCGGAGCAAAAACCTACAGGAAACAAGGGACTCTTGGTATATGCGGGTATTAAAGCAATTGTGAAGTCATCACTTGGTAAGAATATTACAGGGGGAGCTTTTGTAAGACTCTGAATTTAGTCATGTGAAATTGGTACTGCACCATGACTTGTGAATGAGATGCAGAACCTTCTGCTGTCAGTAAGAACACACTGGGATTTTATGAGGAAATATTGCCTGCAAGATATGTCAGGGTTATTGTACTGAAGTTTTTACCCTAGTAATGATTTGGGAAAGTGTTTTGGGAATGATTTTGGCAGGTGGGGGAGATTGAATAGTTttagtttttctgtttttgtttatcaGTTTTAGATTTTGCTTTTTGCATTTCCCCACACCTTTAAGCTTTAAGCAAAATATAGAGAATACTTTGCACATCACTTTGAGTCTCTGTCTGCTTTTGTGGCAAGCAACCTGACTGGTTCCATTCTGAGCACCTCTACCCAGTTTCCTTGCAACATCCTTGCTTCATTTttctcctgctagaccagtccttagACTTGGGATTTCCCTTTTCCTCAGCTGCCAGAGACAGAAGGCACACCCCTCTCATGGCCTCAGCCTTGGCCATAAGAGGGAGTGGCTATAGGTCCTTGCCAGTAGTCTGTCTCCTGCAGCTGCAGACCAGTGTAGATGGAGTTCACAATCCTCCCAGAGTCGGGGTGCAGCCCTGGCCTGGTGGAGCCAGATTAGCTCCTGGTTCAGCAGTCTATTGGTGCTGATTTCACAAGTAGTGTTGCTTCCCAGGATGGAGCCTGATAGAAAGTAACTTTAAGAATGGATCAGTGTCTCCCTACAGAGCTGTGGATCCCTCTTAGTGAggccccccactctcctgacacaTAGGGGACACTAGAGGAtctgggcattgtttaaaaaaaaaaaaaaaaaaaagggggggtatTTGAAGtttctctcttcctgccctccctctctgccatgctACTCTGCTGCCTTTCTTCCCAGAATTGCAGGGGAGGAATAAAGCTAATTAAAAACAAGAATAGGGAGGAGAGCTACGGAGGCCAGCAGTAAATGGCAAGTTGGGAAGAGTTTCCCCATTGATGGGAAGTAGCATTGTTGGTTTTACCAGGAGATCTGGGAAAGGAGAATGGTTCAGGGTGCagtgaattgttttatttttcctgtgggTGTAGCTTGTCTCTAGAGGTACTCTAGTAGTGTACGgcatctttctttttaaaaataaaatgatagaaGTGTTTGGCCTGTGAGTCGAGGAAGGTCCCCAGTGTTGCTGGCTCTTTTTGCCTGGCATGCGATGGGAGCTCGGCCCTAGCCTCCCTGGATAGGCCCAGCAAGGAGCCTCCTCAAGTTGGAAAGAGGCCACAGGGGGTGGCCGGCCTTTGATTTGactcagcatccccagccctgggtGACCCAGAGTGCAGAGCCGAGGATCTTCCACATGAAAATGCAGATCACATTACTAAGCCAACAGGCTAGACCAAAGCATTCTATggtacatttttttctgttttcctggaaGCCACACTAAACTAAACTATTTTCTAGAGGaatttaatttgcatttttgCTTCAGGAGCAACAGAAAGCTACCGGCACAGTTGGAGCGGGTCTGACAGGCAGGCAGATGTCATTCGGTACCAAAGTGAGGAGAGATGCCTGGCCCTGCAGCTCTGTGGCTGGATAAAGAGAGGAACAGATGTGGATGTAGGACCTTTCCTAAGTTCCTTGGAGCAGGAAGGTGAATGGGAGCGTGCAGCTGCTGTGGCCCTCTTTAATTTGGATATCCGCCGAGCAATACAGATCCTGAATAAAGGAGCTTCTTCAGGCAGAGGTAGGGCtggtgtgagtgtttgtgtgtgtgtatctctctctGTCTGAGGTACTCAACCCCAGAGTTTCCAGAATTTGTTCAGTCCCTGGCATAAGATCACAATAGTCCAGGTTCCTTCTCAAATGTAAAACTTAATGTGGCATTGCCAATGCTTACTTTGGATCCTTTCATCGATACTGCCCTGGACCTGCTTCTCTTTGGAGCAGCATCTCCTCCTTATTGTTTTAGTGACCTTCGTATTGCCAGTTGATGCTTTTGGCTGTCCTTTGTGTATACTGTACGTGAAGAGACACGGTGCAGGGAAGTCATGCTGAAGGGACTTTCTgctggattttcttttttctattataTTTTAACTGTATCAAGAATTCCAGCTACACCGAATGCAAATAATCTTTGGACAATGCTGATATAGTAATTGCAATGAAAATATATCTTTTCCTCGCGTTTCATTCATGTTGGGTTCCACGCCAGTGATATGGGAGGTTTAGGTGCTGAAGACATAAATGCCTTAGTAGAATAGGTCCAGAGTTATTCCCAGTCACACACAATTGGAGGAAATGTACGGCAGATACATTAGTTTTGCTGGCGACAATGAGTCATGGTCCCCAGAAGGGGAGGTGTTCAGGATGTTACTTAGTGGTAATGGCTACCAGCCAACCAAGAGGGCACTTTGCCTTATTGTGGAAGGGGACTGCAATTTGTACCCCAGCTGAAGGAGGGTCCCATAATATCAGACTAACAAAGGGAAGGTGGACAGACATGAGAGCCGAAAAATGCATCTGAGGCCAGTGACCCCTCAACCTTTGACTCATGATTACAAGAGGCAGAGAATGGCGCTGCAGCTGGTTCTAATGTGGTTTAAAATGAGCTGTTAGATGTAaccaaaaagagaaaagaaacagctCAGCttgtctttgcttttttttttttttttttcggataTGCAGGAGATCTGAACCTAATGTGGTGGCGATGGCACTGTCTGGTTACACTGATGAGAAGAATTCCCTGTGGAGAGAAATGTGCAGCACTCTGAGACTGCAGTTGAACAGCCCCTACTGTGTGTCATGTTTGCATTCCTGACAAGCGAAGCTGGGATCTATG is from Rhinatrema bivittatum chromosome 2, aRhiBiv1.1, whole genome shotgun sequence and encodes:
- the LOC115083244 gene encoding LOW QUALITY PROTEIN: GATOR complex protein MIOS-A-like (The sequence of the model RefSeq protein was modified relative to this genomic sequence to represent the inferred CDS: deleted 3 bases in 2 codons) is translated as MSGSKPDILWAPHHMDRFVVCDSELSLYHIESAVSSSSELKAGSLQLSEETTATLLAINSDTTYMKCMAWYPKYDPECLLAVGQANGRVVLTSLGQDHNSKCKDLIGKEFVPKHARQCNTLAWNPLDSNWLAAGLDKHRADFSVLIWDISSKYTPEITLPMEKVRLSATDTEAGLVVTKPLYELGQNDACLSLCWLPRDQKLLLAGMHRNLAIFDLRNTSQKMFVNTKAVQGVTVDPHFHDRVASFFEGQVAIWDLRKFEKPVLTLTEQPKPLTKVAWCPTRTGLLATLTRDSNIIRLYDMQHTPTPIGDETEPTIIERSVQPCDNCIASFAWHPTSQNRMVVVTPNRSMSDFTVFERISLAWSPTTSLMWACGRHLYECTEEGQASSLEKDIATKMRLRALSRYGLDTEQVWRNHLLAGNEDPHLKSLWYTLHFMKQYTEDAEQKPTGNKGLLVYAGIKAIVKSSLGATESYRHSWSGSDRQADVIRYQSEERCLALQLCGWIKRGTDVDVGPFLSSLEQEGEWERAAAVALFNLDIRRAIQILNKGASSGRGDLNLMWWRWHCLVTLMRRIPCGEKCAAL